The region CGAACATCACCGATGTCCGCAAACCCGCCCAGGCGGCCAATGCGGGCGGTGCGGACGCGGTTTCGCTCATCAACACGATCAACTCGATCATGGGCGTCGACCTCGACATCATGGCGCCGTCGCCCTCCGTCGACGGCAAGGGCGCCCATGGCGGCTATTGCGGCCCGGCGGTCAAACCGATCGCCCTCAACATGGTCGCTGAGATCGCGCGCGATCCGGCGACCTACGGCATGCCGATTTCCGCCATCGGCGGCATCACGACCTGGCGCGACGCGGCAGAGTTCATGACGCTTGGCGCCGGCACGGTGCAGGTCTGCACCGCCGCCATGACCTACGGCTTCAAGGTCGTCGAGGACATGATCGAAGGCCTCAGCGACTGGATGGACCAGAAGGGCTACACCTCTGTCGACCAGTTCGTCGGCAGGGCCGTGCCGAATGTCTCCGACTGGCAGCACCTCAACCTCAACTACATCGCCAAGGCGAAGATCGACCAGGACCTGTGCATCCAGTGCGGCCGCTGCCACATCGCCTGCGAGGACACTTCGCACCAGGCGATCACCAACATGGTGGACGGAGCACGCAAGTTCGAGGTGATCGACGAGGAATGCGTCGGCTGCAACCTGTGCGTCAATGTCTGCCCGGTGGAGAACTGCATCACCATGGAGCCCATGGCTGCCGGCACCATCGATCCGCGCACGAAGAAGGTCGTCGAGAAAGACTACGCCAACTGGACGACGCACCCGAACAACCCGATGGCGGTCCGGGAAGCGGCGGAGTAGGCGGCCGCCCGTTCCGGTTTCTCACGCAGGCAAGCCCCGCTTGCCTGCGTTTTTTCGTTTTCGAGCGCCGCAGAGACAGACCCCAGAACAAACAATCCCGGTCTGGCGCGTCAGCGCCATGACCGGGGATCAGGTATTCCGCGTGATCACCTGCTGAAAAATTTCGCGTAATCCGACGCTGTCTGGATCACCGCCGTCACAGGGAAAAGTTGCCCTACCAGCCGAACTGGAAGGAGGTTCCGGTCTGGCCGTTGCCGCTCTGGACCACGTGGGCGTTGGCGCCCTTGCCGAACTGGAACAGGCCGTAGGAATGGCCATTGCCATGCTGCTGGATGGTACCGTTGTGGCCCTTGCCGTCCTGATGCACCACGGCGTGATTGCCGAAGCCGTTCTGCAGAACGCCGGCAGCGTTCGCGATGCCCTTCTGCTTGATGCCGCCGCCGCGCTGAAACTGGTTGACCATGGAGTAAATCCCAAGGCCGGCGCGCATCATGTTTGCCTCGTCCTGATTGCGCGGCTGCACGGAGACGGAGAACGAGCCGCCGGCAAAGGCGGCGTTTGCGGACGCGAGGCAGACCAGCATTCCGGCTGCGAGCGTTTTGAAAAATGTCGGTTTCATCTGTCTTCCCTTGGGTCTGAAATTGGTTGATCGCTCAGATGCGGTCGCTGAACCGGCCGGTGCAATCGAAGGACCGGCCATCGAGTTTCACCTTCAGGCGCGCATCATAGGTCGCACCGCTATTGCCGAGGGTCACCTTGCCAAGCGTTGCCGTGCCGTCCTTTTCGAGGGTGAAGTCGCCGCCCTGGCTGACATTGGTGCTGCCGCTACCGCCGGAGCTTTCGACGGTCATCCGGTAGGATCCACTGGCGCCGGCCTCGCCTTCGATGCGGCCCTGGAGAACTGTCATCGATCCGTTGGCGCTTTCGACGATTTCACAGCGCGGGCCTTCACCGTCCACACCGTTTCCGGCAGCCCAGACAGCCGTACCGGCAAGCAGGGCGAACGTTCCGGCGAGGAGAGGTTTGGAATACTGCAACATGGGTCTTGCTCCTGTTCGACGACGGCCGGGACGGGTCCCGGCCTGTCGAGAAGAATTCTCAATGGGCCCGTCCGTTCCTTATGGACAGGTCTGCACGAAAGCGGCGACATTGCCGGATCCGGCCTGGGAGACGTTGGCATTGCAGCCGTTGCCGACCTGGACACCGGCGGCAATGTTGCCGTTGCCGTCCTGGGTCATGATCGCGGTGTGGTTTCCACCGAACTGGCCAACGCCGGCAGCATTGTCACGACCGTTCTGCCAGGTGTCCGCATGGTTATCGTAACCGTTTTGGCCGACAGCCGCGGTATTGCGGCGCCCGAACTGCCGGTTGACCGAATTGTTGTAATAGCCGTCCTGGAAAATGCCGATGGCATTGCGAGACCCGACCTGTTTGCCGCCTGCGCTGTTGCCGAAGCCGTACTGGTCGATGGTAATGCCGCCGGCCATGGCCGGAGCCGCAAAGGCACCAAGGGCGAGAGTGGTTGCGGCGGAAATCAAAAATCTGCGGATCATTGTCTCAATCCTCTGTCCTGGTTGAAAACCGTGTCGTGATGACGTGAACAGGATTAGCAATGCGTCCCGGAACTCAGAGTGAACCGGGCGTTCAGATTTCGTTCATAAACGGACAATCGGCAATTTCTGTGAAATTCGGCCGGAAGACCCGAGGCGGTCAGGCCGCAAGTTCCTTGAGGGGCAGCGGCCTGTCGAACAGGTAGCCCTGCATGAATCCGCATCCGGCCTCGACGAGAAACGCTTTCTGCTGCTCGGTTTCGACCCCTTCGCCGATGGTCTGCATGCCCATTTCCCTGGCAAGGCCCAGAAGGGAACGCACCAGCGTGTCGGCTTCTTCGTCGACGCCGATACGGGAGACGAAACTGCGGTCGATCTTCATCGTGTCGAAGCGGAACTTGTGCAGGTAGCTCATGCTGGAATAGCCGGTTCCAAAGTCGTCTATGGCAAGGACCACCTTGAGATCGCGCAGCTTTTCCAGCGTCTCGCGCGTCGATTGGCCCTCTTCCAGCATCAGGCTTTCGGTGATTTCCAGAACGAGGCGCTCGGGCGAAAAATCGTACCGCCTGAGGAGTGTCTCGACCAGTTCGGCAAAACCCGGCTTCCGGATTTGACTGGTACAGACATTGACCGAAACGCCGGCTTTCTGCCAGCCGCAGGCATCCTTGAGCGCGCGTTCGAGAACCCAGGCACCGATGTCCGGCATCATCCCTGCCTCAAGGGCGATCGGGAGGAACCGGTCAGGCGGCACGAGCCCGCGTTCGGGATGCCGCCATCTGATCAGCGCCTCGAAATAGGCGGTTTCTCCCGTCCCGGCCCGGACGATCGGCTGATAGAACAGCTCGAATTCATGGTTGCGAAGCGCGGCATCGAGTTCGATGCGGACTTCCCTCTGCTCGCGCAGCATGTCGTCCATGCGCTCGTCGTAAAGGCGGAAGGCGTTCTTGTGCTCCATCTTGCAACGCTGCAGGGCAATGTCCGCCGCGCGGATCAGCTCCTTCAGCGTGCTTCCGTGGTCGGGAAAGCGGGCGATACCGGCGCTGCAGGAAGCGTCGATACGCTTGCCTTCGAACTCGACCGGTCGGCTCAAGGCCTGGAGAAGGTCACGGATGTCTTGAAGAGCGTTGTTACCGGTGCCCCACCGGTCCGTCAGGATGACGAATTCGTCGCCGCCGATGCGGCCGACAAGCCCGTCAGGGCCCAGCGCCCGGCTGATGCGCCGAGATTGCTCGAGGATCAACTGGTCGCCGGCCGAGTGGCCGTGAACGTCGTTCACCTGCTTCAGGCTGTCGAGATCGAGATAGATGATCGCGGCTGGATTTCCCGCCGCATCCCTGGCGTCCAGCCACCTTGCCGCCGCCGAATGGAAGTATCCCCGCGACGCAAAGCCCGTCAGGAAGTCGTGATCGGCCGCATAGCGCGCTTCCTGCTCCCTTTGCTCAAGGCGGGCTTTGGCATTTGCGTTCTGGCGCAGGGTCATCAGCGTGATCGTCAGGATCATTCCCAGCGAGATGACCAGGATCGGGAGCGAACTTGCGATGATGGCGGAGGCCCGGCTCATGGGATACCACGCCAGATGGCCCAGAACCTGGCCCGACTTGCCGGCCAGCGGGACCGAGATCATGTCCTCCGGGACCTGCCTGGCGAAGATCAGATTGTCGAGTGACAGGCTCGCGAGCAGGCTGCCGAGATGGATGGCATCGATCTCAAAGGTCGTGACCAGAATGTTCGGCGGGCCGTGAACCATTTTGATGCCGCCCGGATCGGGCACGACGGCGAAGGCGGCAGCAAGGTTGGGGCGGCCGTCAATCTCGACGATATCCACGCCTGCGACATCAGAAAGCCTGCCCGCAAAACGCACCTCGCCGCCGCCGGTGGTGACGAGGCCATGCTGATAGGTATTCCGGATCTTTTCGACGGTCCCTCCGAGAATTTCCCGGATCCTGGCCGTGGACAGTTCCGGCACGCCGGCACCAGGGGCATTTGCCGCGAAAATCACCTCCAGGTTTCTGCCGACGAGAGCCATGCGGTCGTAGGCAATATTCTGAGCCATGTCAGCGCCGAACCGGTGTTTGATCCAGTCCATCGACTTTGCGGTTTCTATGTTCTGGTAGGCGGCATTCGAGGCGGCGTAGCGCTCCATGTCCGTCAACAGGACCTGCTTGTGGTTCTCGAAGACGCGGGAGACGGATTTCAGTTCTCTTGCAGCCGCCTGTTGCTCGGCGACAAGGACCTTGAACAGGACGACGCCGAACGAAAGGATGACGGCGCAGAACATCACGATGATGACCAGGCCGGACGGAATGCCCGCAATGCCGTTCTGGGGCAAAGCTCCAGCAGAACGCGAGGCCGGTTCTCCGGCGGGAACCGGGCCGATATTGCCTGCCTTTTCAGACCAGTTGAGCATCCCTTATCCATAAACCCGCTGGCGCGTCCGGAACCTCCCGCGTACTAGGCGACGCTGACGAGATTCTCCGGCACTTTTCCGGCGACCACCTTTTCCGCATTCAGGTGAAGCTGCCTGAATGCAAGTAATTCCAGGAGCGATACAAGCGCGTAAAGTTTTCGATTTGGTTAGGGACATTGCTTAAAACAAAAGACCGGAGCGGTTTGCCGCTCCGGTCCTGTCATTTCCCGACTGGGACGGGAAGTTTACAGCTTGTCGGTCACGACAGTCGTCACCGCGCCTTCCGGCTCCTTCGTGATCACCGGATCGGACCCGCCGGACAACAGCGAGTCCACCGTGCGCTGGTAGGCATCCATGTCGAGCTTGCCGTCGGAACCGTCGACCAGTTTCACGAT is a window of Roseibium salinum DNA encoding:
- the preA gene encoding NAD-dependent dihydropyrimidine dehydrogenase subunit PreA, producing MADLRTDFIGIKSPNPFWLASAPPTDKEYNVVRAFKAGWGGVVWKTLGEDPPVVNVNGPRYGAIHGKDRQLIGLNNIELITDRPLEVNLREIKQVKRDWPDRALVVSLMVPCEEQNWINILRQVEDTGADGVELNFGCPHGMSERGMGSAVGQVPEYIEMVTRWVKANTRMPCIVKLTPNITDVRKPAQAANAGGADAVSLINTINSIMGVDLDIMAPSPSVDGKGAHGGYCGPAVKPIALNMVAEIARDPATYGMPISAIGGITTWRDAAEFMTLGAGTVQVCTAAMTYGFKVVEDMIEGLSDWMDQKGYTSVDQFVGRAVPNVSDWQHLNLNYIAKAKIDQDLCIQCGRCHIACEDTSHQAITNMVDGARKFEVIDEECVGCNLCVNVCPVENCITMEPMAAGTIDPRTKKVVEKDYANWTTHPNNPMAVREAAE
- a CDS encoding curlin; protein product: MKPTFFKTLAAGMLVCLASANAAFAGGSFSVSVQPRNQDEANMMRAGLGIYSMVNQFQRGGGIKQKGIANAAGVLQNGFGNHAVVHQDGKGHNGTIQQHGNGHSYGLFQFGKGANAHVVQSGNGQTGTSFQFGW
- the csgH gene encoding curli-like amyloid fiber formation chaperone CsgH, which produces MLQYSKPLLAGTFALLAGTAVWAAGNGVDGEGPRCEIVESANGSMTVLQGRIEGEAGASGSYRMTVESSGGSGSTNVSQGGDFTLEKDGTATLGKVTLGNSGATYDARLKVKLDGRSFDCTGRFSDRI
- a CDS encoding curlin, with the protein product MIRRFLISAATTLALGAFAAPAMAGGITIDQYGFGNSAGGKQVGSRNAIGIFQDGYYNNSVNRQFGRRNTAAVGQNGYDNHADTWQNGRDNAAGVGQFGGNHTAIMTQDGNGNIAAGVQVGNGCNANVSQAGSGNVAAFVQTCP
- a CDS encoding putative bifunctional diguanylate cyclase/phosphodiesterase, with translation MLNWSEKAGNIGPVPAGEPASRSAGALPQNGIAGIPSGLVIIVMFCAVILSFGVVLFKVLVAEQQAAARELKSVSRVFENHKQVLLTDMERYAASNAAYQNIETAKSMDWIKHRFGADMAQNIAYDRMALVGRNLEVIFAANAPGAGVPELSTARIREILGGTVEKIRNTYQHGLVTTGGGEVRFAGRLSDVAGVDIVEIDGRPNLAAAFAVVPDPGGIKMVHGPPNILVTTFEIDAIHLGSLLASLSLDNLIFARQVPEDMISVPLAGKSGQVLGHLAWYPMSRASAIIASSLPILVISLGMILTITLMTLRQNANAKARLEQREQEARYAADHDFLTGFASRGYFHSAAARWLDARDAAGNPAAIIYLDLDSLKQVNDVHGHSAGDQLILEQSRRISRALGPDGLVGRIGGDEFVILTDRWGTGNNALQDIRDLLQALSRPVEFEGKRIDASCSAGIARFPDHGSTLKELIRAADIALQRCKMEHKNAFRLYDERMDDMLREQREVRIELDAALRNHEFELFYQPIVRAGTGETAYFEALIRWRHPERGLVPPDRFLPIALEAGMMPDIGAWVLERALKDACGWQKAGVSVNVCTSQIRKPGFAELVETLLRRYDFSPERLVLEITESLMLEEGQSTRETLEKLRDLKVVLAIDDFGTGYSSMSYLHKFRFDTMKIDRSFVSRIGVDEEADTLVRSLLGLAREMGMQTIGEGVETEQQKAFLVEAGCGFMQGYLFDRPLPLKELAA